A window from Candidatus Latescibacterota bacterium encodes these proteins:
- a CDS encoding ATP-binding protein — MRFTEPPVGLLTIPKRFAEAKFDEKTSDALKSIGELYVDNFTTYYSEGRGPAFLGAPGVGKTYAAAAIALQLHKMGVPCYWSDVVADMTKLLEWKDFNHRTEYYKLKGNIVNTPFVVLDDFTYLTTYQRTKELFFEILNARYSAALPTLITGNFAQDDSGPWTAISNNFGGAVSRRIKVMSKGLVFRD, encoded by the coding sequence ATGAGATTTACAGAACCTCCAGTAGGGCTTTTGACGATACCTAAGCGTTTTGCAGAAGCCAAGTTCGACGAGAAGACTTCAGATGCCCTCAAATCAATTGGTGAGCTGTATGTGGACAATTTTACTACGTACTACTCCGAGGGCCGAGGGCCGGCTTTCTTAGGCGCACCAGGTGTTGGGAAGACCTATGCGGCCGCAGCTATCGCCCTGCAGCTTCATAAGATGGGAGTCCCCTGCTACTGGTCCGACGTAGTCGCAGACATGACTAAGCTGTTGGAGTGGAAAGACTTCAACCATCGGACAGAGTACTACAAGCTCAAAGGAAACATAGTCAACACTCCGTTCGTGGTATTGGATGACTTCACCTACTTGACAACATATCAGCGCACTAAGGAGCTTTTCTTTGAGATCTTGAACGCGCGATACTCGGCAGCACTACCAACACTAATTACAGGTAACTTTGCTCAAGATGACAGCGGTCCTTGGACAGCAATTAGTAACAATTTTGGCGGAGCAGTCTCCCGTCGCATAAAAGTCATGTCTAAAGGTTTAGTATTCAGAGATTGA